The following is a genomic window from Ethanoligenens harbinense YUAN-3.
TGCGGCCTTCGCTTTTAGCCTGATACAGCATCTGGTCCGCATAGCGGTAATAATCGTCAAACGTGAGAGTGTATGCCGTGACCACACCCACGCTGATAGTAACCGGCACGATCACGCCCTCATGGACGAACATATGCCCTTCCACTTCCTTGCGCATGGCTTCCGCGAGCAGGCGCGCCTCTTTTGCCGTATATCCCCGCAAAAACACCATGAACTCTTCGCCGCCGGCCCGGCAGAACAGGGTCTTTTCCCCGATGACGGCGGCCACACAGGTGCAGGTCTCGCACAGCACCTGGTCACCGAATATATGCCCGCAGGTATCATTGATCCGTTTGAAATAATCCATGTCGAAATACAGCACCGACCACGGCCCGGCTCCCTGGCGCAGCTGCTGTTCGGCCAGCCGGGTGAACGTCTGCCGGTTGTAGATGCCTGTCAGTCCATCCCGTTCCGCCTGCTCCTGCAGAATCTGCGTCTGGTCATGTTCGGTGGTCATGTCCCGGATTACCGCAATGGAGCCGACCACCTTATAAGCCTGGTTGTGGAACGGGTATATCCGGCAGTGGTAATAACGGTTCTGACATTTTGCCTTCAGACGCACGTCAAATTGGTGGTTTCCGAAACCGTCCTTTCCCCGCCAATTCGGAAAACGTTCTTCGATCAGGCGCTGCATCCGCCGCCGTCCTTTCCGGTCGTTTTGAATCACATCGTTGACATGGAGAGCAAAGATGTCCTGCATAGCGCGGTTGAAATTAAGCACCTCCCCGCTCTCCAGAAAAATGATCACGCCCTCATCGATAATCTGAAACACCTCTTGATAGGCGATCGGCACCAGCGAAGTCAGATCATACTGCCAGATGCCGAACAGCCCGATCAGGGCGCTGATGAAAAACATAAACGGAATCGGCGGGAGCACGTTCCGTCCCGAAGGGAGGATTGCGTGGACAAACGCATACAGGATAAACACGGATGCCGCCAGCATGATGGTGCGCGCCCGCGTACGCACGCCGCCCTGCGCGCGGCTCCAGAAAAAGACGATGATGCTGACGGAAATGATGTTGACCGCATAATTGAGCAGCATGGCAAAGTTGCCCAGGGTGGTCAGCTGCATGAGCAACTCTCCGAACCGGTCGGATTTCAGCTCCGCGGCTTTCCAGATGAGGTGATGGAACGGATTGGTGAACACCAGCGCCAGAACGAAGGTTTCCCATACATAGAGCGCCGCCAGCACTCGTTTGAGCAGCGGCCTGTAGAACCCGGTGTAATACAAAACATAACTGAAAAATGCCGGAACGACGTAGAGCGCGCCGATCTGCGACAACGTCAAGCAAATCAGTTTCTGCCAGCCGACAAACATCGGTGTGCATTCAAGCCAGACACACAGCAGCCATACGAACGTCGCGCAGCATGTCAACAGTAATTGCGAGCAACTGGTCACAGCGCGGTTCTTCCACGCAAAATACGCAATGAAAGAAATTAAAAGAACAGAAAGCAGGCCAAAAAACAATTCCAGCGGGCCCAGCAATCCCAACACCCTTTCTACACACCGGCTTTTTACATCGTTCAGGTCAGTTCCACAATCGTCACGCCGCTCTCGCCCTCGCCATACCGTCCCAGACGAAACGATTTGACCGAACGGTTGCCTTTCAAGTGCTGCTGCACGGCGGTGCGCAGCGCGCCGGTGCCTTTTCCATGGATGATCGACACCTGGCTCAGCGATGCAAGCCGTGCGTCGTCAATGAATTTATCCACCGCTTCCAGCGCTTCCTGCACCGTCTGCCCGCGCAGGTCGATCTCGGTTTGCGCGGCGGTGTGTGTGCCGCGCAGCGTGCGCGCCAGGCGTGCGCCGCCGGCGCGCGCCTGCACCGTCACCCGCTCGTTTTCCAATAGCCGCAGATCGCTTTCGGGCACGCGGGTCTTGATGATGCCCGCCTGCACTTCCACCATGCCGGACGCATCCGCAGTGGAAAGCACCGTACCTTTCTGGTCGATGTCGTGGATGAGCACCCGGTCGCCCGAACGCAGCCTGCGCGGCAGACGGTAGGGCTGCGCCTGCTTTTTGCGCACCGGATCGGCCGTTTTTTCCAACGCGTCCAGCCGGGCGCCCACCGTGCTTTTGGCCAGTTCGCGCAGCGCCTCCGCCTTTTCGGCGGCTTCCATTTTACGCAGCTCGTCGATGTCCGTCAGCAGAGCCTGCGCTTCGGCGCGCGCACGGCCCACCATCGCCTGCGCCTGCACCCGCGCGCGCTCCAATTCTTTTTCCCGCGCGTTTTCCATCTGGTCACGCAGGTGCGCTGCGGCTTCTCTGTCCTGCTCGGCCTGCCGACGGAGCGCTTCAGCCTCCGTGCGCGCGGCTTCCAACGCCAGGCGGTTCTTTTCCAAACCCTCCACCACCTGCTCGAAGCGGGTATCCTCGTTGGAAAGCAGGGCCTTTGCCCGCACGATGATGCTCTCATACAGCCCCAGCCTGGCCGAAATGGCAAACGCGTTCGACCGGCCAGGCACGCCGATGAGCAGCCGGTAGGTAGGCCGCAGGGTGGCCACGTCGAATTCGCAGGAGCCGTTTTCCACACCCGGTGTTTCCAGCGCATAGAGCTTCAGCTCCGCATAGTGGGTGGTGGCCGCCACTTTTGCCCCACGCAGCCGCAAATGCTCCAGGATGGCGACCGCCAGCGCCGCACCCTCGGTCGGGTCGGTGCCGGAACCGAGTTCGTCGAGCAGCACCAGGCTGCGTGTCCCGCAGGTATGCAGGATGCCGATGATATTGGTCATGTGGGCCGAAAAGGTGGACAGCGACTGCTCGATGCTCTGCTCGTCCCCGATATCCGCCAGCACCTGCTCGAAAAACGACAGCTTGGAATCGTCCGCCACCGGCACCGCCAACCCGGACATCGCCATCAGCGTGATGAGGCCGAGCGTTTTGAGCGCCACCGTCTTGCCGCCGGTGTTCGGCCCGGTGATGACCAGCGTATCGAATGGCTCGCCCAGCCGGATGTCGATGGGCACGGCTTGGTCAGGTGGAAGCAGCGGGTGGCGCGCCCGGTGCAGGTCGATGATGCCGTCGTCCGCAAGATGGGGCACGCCCGCTTTCATGGCAAACGACAATCTGGCCCGCGCAAAGACGAAATCCAGCTTTTCCGCGGTGCGAACATCCTGGGCGATTACGTCCGCAAAGGTGGACACCTCGGCGGAAAGCGCTGCGAGGATGCGCTCGATCTCCTTTTCCTCTTTGACATACAGCACTTTCAGCTCGTTGTCGGCTTCCACCACCGCCATCGGCTCGATGAACAGCGTGGCGCCCGAGGCGGAGGTGTCGTGCACCAGTCCGGGCACTTCCGAACGATATTCGGCCCGCACGGGGATGACGAACCGCCCACCGCGCTGGGTCACAATGGCCTCCTGCAAAAATTTGGCATAGCGCTGGGAATGCACCATCTTGTCCAACTGCTCGCGCACGCGCTGCCCGGCACGGCGGATATTCCGGCGAATGTCGGCCAGCTCGGCGCTGGCGGTATCCGCCATCTCCTCCTCGGGCAGAATGGCCGCGGTGATCTTTTCTTCCAGATATTTATTCGGGGCCAGCGCGTCGAAAAAATCATCCAGACAGGTCGTTTCCTGCTCTGCGCCGTCCCGCCAGCGCACCAGCGCGCGAATGACGGAAAGCACCCGCGCCACCCGCAGCAGGTCGCCCATCTGCAGCGACGCGCCGATTTTGGCGCGCTGCAGTGCGTCCGATACATCCTGCACACCGCCAAACGGCGGATCGCCAAACCGCGTGCTCAGGCGGACGGCATCCGCCGTCTGCGCCAACTGTTCGCGCGCATCCTCCAGCGAGCCGGAGGGCGTGAGCGCCCGTGCGTGCC
Proteins encoded in this region:
- a CDS encoding histidine kinase N-terminal 7TM domain-containing diguanylate cyclase; the protein is MLGLLGPLELFFGLLSVLLISFIAYFAWKNRAVTSCSQLLLTCCATFVWLLCVWLECTPMFVGWQKLICLTLSQIGALYVVPAFFSYVLYYTGFYRPLLKRVLAALYVWETFVLALVFTNPFHHLIWKAAELKSDRFGELLMQLTTLGNFAMLLNYAVNIISVSIIVFFWSRAQGGVRTRARTIMLAASVFILYAFVHAILPSGRNVLPPIPFMFFISALIGLFGIWQYDLTSLVPIAYQEVFQIIDEGVIIFLESGEVLNFNRAMQDIFALHVNDVIQNDRKGRRRMQRLIEERFPNWRGKDGFGNHQFDVRLKAKCQNRYYHCRIYPFHNQAYKVVGSIAVIRDMTTEHDQTQILQEQAERDGLTGIYNRQTFTRLAEQQLRQGAGPWSVLYFDMDYFKRINDTCGHIFGDQVLCETCTCVAAVIGEKTLFCRAGGEEFMVFLRGYTAKEARLLAEAMRKEVEGHMFVHEGVIVPVTISVGVVTAYTLTFDDYYRYADQMLYQAKSEGRNCVRVWSEEDGAEYGQEG
- a CDS encoding endonuclease MutS2, giving the protein MESIERSYMVLEYDRVRDRLAKACVCPGGARHARALTPSGSLEDAREQLAQTADAVRLSTRFGDPPFGGVQDVSDALQRAKIGASLQMGDLLRVARVLSVIRALVRWRDGAEQETTCLDDFFDALAPNKYLEEKITAAILPEEEMADTASAELADIRRNIRRAGQRVREQLDKMVHSQRYAKFLQEAIVTQRGGRFVIPVRAEYRSEVPGLVHDTSASGATLFIEPMAVVEADNELKVLYVKEEKEIERILAALSAEVSTFADVIAQDVRTAEKLDFVFARARLSFAMKAGVPHLADDGIIDLHRARHPLLPPDQAVPIDIRLGEPFDTLVITGPNTGGKTVALKTLGLITLMAMSGLAVPVADDSKLSFFEQVLADIGDEQSIEQSLSTFSAHMTNIIGILHTCGTRSLVLLDELGSGTDPTEGAALAVAILEHLRLRGAKVAATTHYAELKLYALETPGVENGSCEFDVATLRPTYRLLIGVPGRSNAFAISARLGLYESIIVRAKALLSNEDTRFEQVVEGLEKNRLALEAARTEAEALRRQAEQDREAAAHLRDQMENAREKELERARVQAQAMVGRARAEAQALLTDIDELRKMEAAEKAEALRELAKSTVGARLDALEKTADPVRKKQAQPYRLPRRLRSGDRVLIHDIDQKGTVLSTADASGMVEVQAGIIKTRVPESDLRLLENERVTVQARAGGARLARTLRGTHTAAQTEIDLRGQTVQEALEAVDKFIDDARLASLSQVSIIHGKGTGALRTAVQQHLKGNRSVKSFRLGRYGEGESGVTIVELT